A DNA window from Setaria viridis chromosome 2, Setaria_viridis_v4.0, whole genome shotgun sequence contains the following coding sequences:
- the LOC117846439 gene encoding large ribosomal subunit protein bL19c, whose product MQSLLRNVCRAENRGAAARLLEFAAPVATQPAAAQSSSAIQYLRPYGFSRPTGSQTIPRDVIPAASAFCTRALTMRGFSMVGNAEVASDEDDSSSPAVEHPPRIKFKRLDKTARHIMNILNKEAVEKVRSEREVPDVQPGCIIQMRLQVPENKRRESTLKGIVIGRRNAGIHTTFRLRRLVAGVGVESVFPLYSPNIKEIKILDRKNVRRAKLYYLRDRMNALRK is encoded by the exons ATGCAATCTTTGCTCCGGAATGTCTGCAGAGCCGAAAACCGTGGGGCTGCTGCGAGGCTCCTAGAATTTGCCGCTCCTGTAGCCACGCAACCGGCGGCTGCCCAGTCATCCTCGGCCATCCAGTACCTCAGGCCTTACGGGTTCAGCCGTCCAACCGGG AGTCAGACCATTCCCCGTGATGTTATTCCTGCCGCCTCTGCTTTCTGCACGAGAGCTCTCACGATGAGAGGTTTCTCCATGGTGGGAAATGCTGAGGTTGCTTCAGACGAGGATGATTCCAGCTCTCCTGCGGTTGAGCACCCCCCACGCATCAAGTTCAAGAGGCTAGATAAGACTGCCAGGCACATTATGAAT ATCTTGAACAAAGAGGCAGTTGAAAAGGTCCGCTCTGAGAGGGAGGTTCCTGATGTACAGCCTGGATGTATCATTCAAATGAGATTG CAAGTTCCTGAGAACAAACGGCGCGAGTCTACATTGAAAGGGATTGTGATAGGAAGACGTAATGCTGGGATCCATACAACTTTCAGATTGCGTAGATTAGTAGCTGGTGTCGGAGTCGAGTCCGTCTTTCCACT CTACTCGCCAAACATCAAAGAAATCAAGATCTTGGACAGGAAGAACGTCAGGAGAGCTAAGCTGTATT